In Geopsychrobacter electrodiphilus DSM 16401, a single window of DNA contains:
- a CDS encoding MazG nucleotide pyrophosphohydrolase domain-containing protein codes for MNAQEMDQMASLVKTMRHLRSADGCDWDRNQTPESLRPYILEEAYELVDAIEKGDPAEILAELGDLLLQVIFQAQIYSERGLFGIGAIAESIDQKLKRRHPHIFALTDTDEEYPDWEQIKQLELKAKGQATTFGARQPLNLPALKLADKWCRQQQKNSGHNKSTLPPRVDEQQNIQQSPESISAAIFKLVKQAQQQNIDTDLALRRYVLNLALKADQNGQQ; via the coding sequence ATGAATGCCCAAGAGATGGATCAGATGGCCTCCCTGGTAAAGACGATGCGACATCTACGTTCGGCAGATGGCTGCGACTGGGATCGCAACCAAACCCCCGAAAGCCTGCGACCCTATATTCTGGAAGAAGCCTATGAGCTTGTGGACGCGATAGAAAAAGGCGACCCCGCTGAAATCCTTGCTGAATTAGGAGATCTTCTTCTACAAGTCATTTTCCAGGCACAGATCTACTCCGAAAGAGGGCTCTTCGGAATCGGCGCCATTGCCGAGTCGATTGACCAAAAGCTGAAACGTCGTCATCCTCACATCTTCGCCTTAACGGACACAGATGAAGAATACCCTGACTGGGAGCAGATCAAGCAACTTGAACTAAAAGCAAAAGGGCAAGCAACAACTTTCGGGGCACGTCAACCCCTAAATCTTCCGGCATTAAAACTCGCTGACAAATGGTGTCGCCAACAACAAAAAAATTCAGGTCATAATAAATCAACCTTACCCCCCAGGGTTGATGAACAGCAAAATATTCAACAGAGCCCAGAGAGCATCTCTGCCGCAATTTTTAAACTCGTCAAACAAGCCCAGCAACAGAACATCGACACAGATTTAGCGCTGCGGCGCTATGTTCTGAATCTCGCTCTGAAAGCAGACCAGAATGGACAACAATGA
- a CDS encoding FxsA family protein has product MFIIFLSLFILVPILEIYVLLAVGNTIGIAPTIFMVLATGVAGAHLARSQGIVLVKRIQQEMAAGRMPTEELIDGAMVLVGGLLLLTPGFCTDLAGFFLLAPFSRVFLKSWLIKAFEKKLATGNLRIYRK; this is encoded by the coding sequence ATGTTTATAATATTTCTTAGCCTGTTTATTTTAGTCCCGATTCTAGAGATTTACGTTCTTCTCGCTGTAGGAAATACCATCGGCATCGCCCCAACAATTTTCATGGTCCTCGCAACTGGAGTTGCAGGTGCTCATTTAGCCAGAAGTCAGGGAATAGTCTTAGTGAAGAGGATACAGCAGGAAATGGCCGCCGGTCGCATGCCCACTGAAGAGTTGATTGACGGAGCCATGGTCCTTGTCGGGGGGTTACTCCTTTTAACACCGGGATTTTGCACTGATTTGGCTGGTTTTTTTCTCCTTGCACCTTTCAGTCGGGTTTTCTTGAAAAGTTGGCTGATCAAAGCTTTTGAGAAAAAATTGGCCACAGGAAATCTGCGTATATATCGTAAATAA